The following DNA comes from Poecilia reticulata strain Guanapo linkage group LG5, Guppy_female_1.0+MT, whole genome shotgun sequence.
NNNNNNNNNNNNNNNNNNNNNNNNNNNNNNNNNNNNNNNNNNNNNNNNNNNNNNNNNNNNNNNNNNNNNNNNNNNNNNNNNNNNNNNNNNNNNNNNNNNNNNNNNNNNNNNNNNNNNNNNNNNNNNNNNNNNNNNNNNNNNNNNNNNNNNNNNNNNNNNNNNNNNNNNNNNNNNNNNNNNNNNNNNNNNNNNNNNNNNNNNNNNTtgtcatattttgaaatatttaatacatcgtaaagcactttgattttatttttatatttttattttattaaatgtaaatgtcataTTCTAATTACATttagtaagttttttttttttttttacaatttactgtatattttattacaatttaatatttttaattttttattattacacaattgatctattttattttaaatgttaataattaTGTTGTAATATTTGGGTTATTTTACTATTGAtgtatttctgattttattagtgtatcttaataaataaatactggtAAGTAGGATTGTGTTGCTCTGAATACTGCAAAAAGTATGgccaaacatgacttaaaattgTGTTATTAGTGTCAACAAagtgttgaattatttttaagcttCCGTCTCTAAGTCTAAAGTTGCATTGTGGTGATTTATCTAAAAAGTATATAAAGCTAAACAAATCGATCATTACTGATAGAGCAATGGTCACgcaacagagagaaagattGAATAAAAGTTTCTATCACTGGGTAATGAATTCTACTGAGTTTCATCatcaacagctaaaaaaaaagaagaaaaaaaaaacacgcatgAAAAATAAGGGACAGTCTGGTGCTGGCTCGCGCCCACCCCcgttaaattataataattatatattttagtaaattattatatttgacAAATACTAAGTATCTGTACACAGGAAAGACGTTACTTTGGAGTTACAGTTCACAGGGTGTATACAGGTGATGTTTCTATCGGAATGYCAGACTGTCGTAAAGCAGGTGTGGCCGTCAGCGACAAAAACTTTactaaaacaactcaaatcaGAAAACTCAAGATGGCAACGTAATTAATAAACACGTCACGAGCAAGTAAGCGCTAAATTGATTGGCTGGAtgatattaaaagaaatttttttttcaaaacatttgccTTAAAAATAATCGATTCAGCTTTTATGTTCCGGAAGAAAAAGCAATTCTTCGACATTAGATATCCAtgcatatatgtatatttttagatttttgttagAGCCAAcagtgtttaataaaacatgttctgaTTCTGCTGGTGTTATCCCCAGCTAGAAATTGGTTGCCAAGCATTGCATCATTCCTTTCATGTGACTCCCATACGCCCCAAATTCGTCCTGGCCGTCTTATGACTGCATCACAGCTGCTGCTCGCACAAACTATACGGGCTGGAGTTAACAGCCAGCACCCTCGACTATAAGCCCCGCCCAAACCGCCAAATTCGCTCAGTCTATTGGATATCACCAAGGCAAAGCTCTCACTTCCGCCCCYCTGATTGGTCCACTCTGATGTCAGTCATCCTCACTCTGCTAGGTTGTTATGAAACTAACTTCCCCATGCATAGTTCGGTTGGCTTCTCCCTCTATATAAAAACACCACCGGGAGTTTCCGTAAAACACATTCAGCCGTCAAGACTGAACAATGGTTAACATGAGCTATCACcaatttttactaaaatatctACAGTCGAGTTCAAGACAGTCGAGAAGGCGAGCGAATAGAAGAAAAAGGGTAAGCGGCGGCTGTTgttcatggttgttgtttttctcggTGTTTTGTGAACTTGTAGTCAAGTCGTCTTGGTgtggtggaaagaaaaaaaaaagagaatgtgCATGTTTTTTGGCTGATATCCCGGTGCCATTTTTAGAATAACAGTTGTCTTCATCTGTCATTATTGGTATGTAGCTGGTTCATGCTTTGTCTTTGTCAAGTTGTCAAGCTCCAACTTTTAAGATAACTTGTTCAgagcggaaaaaaaaaaataaaaaattggaatGGCTACGTGAAGGACATTTATAACGGCTTTATTACGGGTCTTTAAacgtagcattttttttttccatctttcacATTTAGGTCGtgcaataatttttattaagtaGGTAAAAGtaaccattttgttttaatttgcgGGTTGTTTAGTCTGGCGCCTCATTTATAAAACGAGTTTCCAAGCGTGACAACAGATTTTTGGATTAAATTGCCGTTTTCCCAGCCCAATTCTTcaattctttcttttccttttgtttcgCCCATTTCTCCTGCTGGACTTTTATTTCCATGACGTAATTGTCTTGGATTACAGTTGACATGCATCTCAACTAAAAGAGGAAAATCAGTGTAATTTGTGACTTACATGTTTAGAtgacatttaattaataaaatatattttgagttaCTCAGAATGTGTTGTAGAAATAATGTGAACGGGTTTCATTATATAATRTCAAGCCTAATCACTACCATCGTTTAACGTAAAATAACTTCAACTCTTTACCCCCCATATCAAATGTAATTGACATAACCTACTTAGGTGATCTGATTCATTACCATCGCTTTGTTTAGCATGTCTAAAACATTCATAGcgaggggaaaacaaaacagatgtgaGATAGAAATTAAGGCAGAGCTGACGGTCAAACCTGCTCAGATTCCAGCGCTTCCTTGTCCTTTSAAACCACTTGTTTATCTACCTGAATGTTTTGAGAGCAGAGAAAAGCAGGGGGCGCAGTGGGGATCtttttttggtctttgtttacaagaattgtgaaaataattattacaagtttttttttttctccttttacgTTGCCCGGcctaattaaaaattatttatattgtaCAGTGGTAATATGTGCATTTTCTTACATATTAACCattaaattatttctccaaCAATTTCAGACACCTTTTGTTTCCAGCCTGAGGTTGTTCTGTTTGGCTCAAATGCTAATTTTCACGTGGatattacaaataattttaatctaaccttttgcatttattttgtttcagaatTATTGGGATAAGCTGTCGCCAACAAATTGTCAGACTTGATTAACAGAGACTTTCTGAAGGTAAACTAAACTCACCTACTCATGTTTGACAGTAAAKATGTTCTTGGgattgtttatatttaaatgtgaacagTTTCATTCATTTAAGGAATCAGAATTGTGTGTTACAGKCTTTTCTTTAGAATCATTGTTATCAGCTCACAGATTGAGCGTTTTACACAGTATACAGTATATTTGTCTAGCTTGGTTTGTCATGGGATAAAAATAGATTTACTGCTGAGCAGCAATTGTAATTAAACCTGCTTCAGAACAATTCTGATTGATGAAAGTTGCAGACTTCTTTTTGACGTGTCAGTTATCTATTGTGCAGCTKCTCTGTGCCCCGTCTTTGTTTTCTAATCCTCCTGGGTCTGGCCGCCTCTCTCTCCCCTCCAGGTCCAGTGTAAACCGTGTGGCCGAGTATCTGTGTGTTGAGACTGATTGGCGAGATGACTGCCGAGTGGCTACACCTGCTCCCGCCGTACCCCCCTGGAGTAGGGCCGTTGTATGGTGCAGAGTTGGAGGCGTGGTATGAGGACCTGCAGGATATTCTAGGCTCCGACACGGGAGGGGCAAAACTTGCACGTGCCCCCACATGCACCGAGGTCAGTAGTTTAGAGAAAACTATTACTGGTGACGAGTAATGGTTGCACATCTCCTTCtctttatttatggttttaattgACRTGTttgacatttgtgttttgtggttGTAGAAGGAGCCAGAGTTTCTGGATGTTCTTGAGAGTTGTTCTCTGACGTGGCTGACTGACGGAAACCAGACGTGGGCTGAAGGTGTCCAGAGGACGACAGAGGAAATCCACACCACCCAGCCTCTGCATCACacctcatcatcctcctcctcttcttcttcgtcCTCCTGTATGAGTCCAGCTGTTGTAGAGGAACGGCAGGTGGAGGCTGAGAGCGGGAGAAATGCAGAAAGCTCAACAGGAGGCGGCGGCGACTTGCTGCCTCCGGAGTTCTTCGAATTGCTGAGTGAAGGAGGAGTGGGAATGGTGGATCCGAGTGGAGCAGTGATCAGCAGTGGCTATTATTATCACCAACACCACCCTGCAAACAACACCCATCCTGCATCTCCTTCAGCCAGCGAAGAGGAACTGCCCTGTGTGCCAGATTCTCCATCCTGCTCTTCATCAGCTTCCCAGTCTCCATCTCAAAATTGCTCTCCTCCCTCTTCACCGGTCTCCTCACCCTCAGGCTATTCGTCCTCCCGTTTGGGAAAACGCAAGAGGACTTCTAGCGAGAGAGCCAACAGTGCCTtgtcctctttctcctcttccaTGCAACGCTCATCTTACTCGTCTACCAAAAAGAGTCGCAAAGAAAGAGAGCAAGAGAATGAACGAAAGGTACAAGAGCTGACAGAGCAGAATGAGCGTTTGAAAGCAGAGATTGAAAGGCTGGGAGAGGAGGTCCAGAGGACACGAAGAGCTCTGATTGAGAGGCTGGTCAACACCAGGAAATGAAGGGaagacagacagaaataaatgacaaaaacggGTCCTATACAATTAGAAAAAGCAATGGTGGGGAAAGGTGGAAGGAGATGGTtaggaaatgttttcagaagaaGAATGGAAaccaaagaattttttttataagtgatGGTTTTTGGAAAACAGAGAAGTGAAGAAAGTAATGAAAGTCAAGACTAGAGGGTACAGAGAGAATGGGCTGCAGCAGCATTGCGGCAAATCAAAAGAAACAGCATGTCTGAACGAGAACAGAAAGCTTGAAGTGCAAATCACGCAGCGGATTTAATGAATGTCATTTTAAGGAATGCAAAATAAGTTCCATGAAATGGAAGGATATAGGATGGAACGGGTGCTGATTTGTATGTATAACTCAGAGGCGTCTTACCTAGAGAGAACATCAGTGTCATCTTATTCCCACCATATTGCAATAAATTGTAACTCCCAACTTTAAGGGCTACGATCTGGCTCACAGAGATTATTTGCCCCAATTTTTGGAGAGTTTTGGAGCTCAGGAAAGTTTTGAAAGTGCCCAGTGCTGTGTGAGtatgagagattttttttttaaaggaaattcatacttttttcttatttttaactttgtatAACCCATGGCTTGTTTGTTCAAGTATTTGGATAAAATACGTAACCTGCT
Coding sequences within:
- the ddit3 gene encoding DNA damage-inducible transcript 3 protein; translated protein: MTAEWLHLLPPYPPGVGPLYGAELEAWYEDLQDILGSDTGGAKLARAPTCTEKEPEFLDVLESCSLTWLTDGNQTWAEGVQRTTEEIHTTQPLHHTSSSSSSSSSSSCMSPAVVEERQVEAESGRNAESSTGGGGDLLPPEFFELLSEGGVGMVDPSGAVISSGYYYHQHHPANNTHPASPSASEEELPCVPDSPSCSSSASQSPSQNCSPPSSPVSSPSGYSSSRLGKRKRTSSERANSALSSFSSSMQRSSYSSTKKSRKEREQENERKVQELTEQNERLKAEIERLGEEVQRTRRALIERLVNTRK